One part of the Sphingobium yanoikuyae genome encodes these proteins:
- a CDS encoding ETC complex I subunit — translation MTARIYQIQKNALQSGKALTHKWVLEYAPAEAKKADPLTGWAGSGDTKQQLKLSFSSQDAAVAYAEREKIAYTVIATPPKTLKIQAYADNFR, via the coding sequence ATGACCGCGCGCATTTACCAGATCCAGAAGAACGCCCTCCAGTCCGGCAAGGCGCTGACTCACAAGTGGGTGCTGGAATATGCGCCCGCCGAAGCGAAGAAGGCCGATCCGCTGACCGGCTGGGCCGGTTCGGGCGACACCAAGCAGCAGCTGAAGCTCAGCTTCTCCTCGCAGGACGCCGCCGTCGCCTATGCCGAGCGCGAGAAGATCGCCTACACCGTCATCGCGACCCCGCCCAAGACGCTGAAAATTCAGGCCTACGCCGACAATTTCCGCTGA
- a CDS encoding acyl carrier protein: MTDRSEIFDSVAAQIAPFNKKGVELSEATTFAGDLEWDSLTVMDFVAAIEDEFDIIITMNMQAEIETVGQLVDAVAKLKAA; encoded by the coding sequence ATGACCGATCGCAGCGAGATTTTCGACAGCGTCGCAGCGCAGATCGCCCCCTTCAACAAGAAGGGCGTCGAACTGTCCGAAGCCACCACCTTTGCCGGCGACCTGGAATGGGACAGCCTGACCGTGATGGATTTCGTCGCCGCCATCGAGGACGAGTTCGACATCATCATCACCATGAACATGCAGGCCGAGATCGAGACCGTGGGCCAGCTGGTCGACGCGGTCGCCAAGCTCAAGGCCGCCTGA
- the spt gene encoding serine palmitoyltransferase, which translates to MTDAAIATETRDLFSKFDPLINEREALLATGVRDPYAIVMDQVLSPTRAIIKGKETILLGTYNYMGMTFDPDVVEAGKKALDEFGAGTTGSRVLNGTYQGHKEVEDALKEFYGTSGAMVFSTGYQANLGIISTLAGKGDYVVLDADSHASIYDGCAMGNAEIVRFRHNSVEDLDKRLGRLPADALKLVVLEGVYSMLGDVAPLPEMVAAIRKHPNCMILCDEAHGMGFFGPNGRGAYEEQGVEGEIDFVVGTFSKSVGTVGGFCVSNHPKFEILRLVCRPYVFTASLPPSVVATAATSIRKLMHAGEKRAHLWKNSQRLHQGLTDLGFKLGSATPQSAIIAVILTDQMQAVAMWQTLLELGLYVNMARPPATPAGTFLLRCSLCAEHSDEQVEQIIAMFETAGKATGAIN; encoded by the coding sequence ATGACCGACGCCGCCATCGCCACCGAAACCCGCGATCTCTTCTCCAAGTTCGATCCGCTGATCAACGAGCGCGAAGCGCTGCTGGCGACGGGCGTGCGCGATCCCTATGCGATCGTCATGGACCAGGTGCTCTCGCCCACCCGCGCGATCATCAAGGGCAAGGAAACCATCCTGCTCGGCACCTATAATTATATGGGCATGACCTTCGACCCCGACGTGGTGGAAGCCGGCAAGAAGGCGCTGGACGAGTTCGGCGCCGGCACCACCGGCAGCCGCGTCCTCAACGGCACCTATCAGGGCCACAAGGAAGTCGAGGACGCGCTCAAGGAGTTCTACGGCACGTCGGGCGCCATGGTCTTTTCGACCGGCTATCAGGCTAACCTGGGCATCATCTCCACCCTGGCGGGCAAGGGCGACTATGTCGTGCTCGACGCCGACAGCCATGCCTCCATCTATGATGGCTGCGCCATGGGCAATGCGGAGATCGTCCGCTTCCGCCACAACAGCGTCGAGGATCTCGACAAGCGCCTGGGCCGCCTGCCCGCCGACGCGCTGAAGCTGGTCGTGCTGGAAGGCGTCTATTCGATGCTGGGCGACGTCGCCCCGCTGCCCGAAATGGTCGCCGCCATCCGCAAGCACCCCAATTGCATGATCCTGTGCGACGAGGCCCATGGCATGGGCTTCTTCGGCCCCAACGGCCGTGGCGCCTATGAGGAACAGGGCGTCGAGGGCGAGATCGACTTCGTGGTCGGCACCTTCTCCAAGTCGGTCGGCACCGTCGGCGGTTTCTGCGTATCGAACCACCCCAAGTTCGAGATATTGCGCCTCGTCTGCCGGCCCTATGTCTTCACCGCCTCGCTGCCGCCCAGCGTCGTCGCTACCGCCGCGACCAGCATCCGCAAGCTGATGCACGCCGGCGAGAAGCGCGCCCATCTGTGGAAGAACAGCCAGCGCCTGCACCAGGGCCTCACCGACCTCGGCTTCAAGCTGGGCAGCGCCACGCCGCAGTCGGCAATCATCGCCGTCATCCTGACCGACCAGATGCAGGCGGTGGCGATGTGGCAGACGCTGCTGGAGCTGGGCCTCTACGTCAACATGGCGCGCCCGCCGGCAACCCCGGCCGGCACCTTCCTGCTGCGCTGCTCGCTCTGCGCCGAACATAGCGACGAGCAGGTCGAACAGATCATCGCCATGTTCGAGACCGCCGGCAAGGCCACCGGCGCGATCAACTGA
- a CDS encoding ATP-binding protein gives MAEREVIDEQDRGWRAAARRYMPLVLGILLIGSLGALLYSASSASRDHQRALAEQQRSWEIMALARAFEAKTARAEVTLARYVISLDPDTGRLFQDQWRTAASQLKSLTYATRKSDWQRGNVRALQAAFEQRGKTLSEIGLRTTYDQKMGALAQFHQAGRSQDIKRLTALIDLVIQAENARLRERSLAVSLAGDRTELVGKTSRMVGLALLVCVLFALWLVNAAYTERRNARRMADMEAERADRLEEAVSARTSELSDAYEQLKRESAERAAAEDNLRQMQKMDAVGQLTGGIAHDFNNMLAVVVGGLELAKRKLRLKPAEAGHHLDNAMEGANRAAALTRRLLAFARSEPLLPNAVDPDSLLRGMADLVDRTIGDQIIVSFAHKASGWRIFVDQHQMENALLNLCVNARDAMEGRGKLTISTGQAQLAANQIGECPAGDYVTVSVTDNGCGMTAEVAARVFEPFFTTKPVGKGTGLGLSQIFGFVRQSQGEIRIESELGTGTSVHIYLPRRILTEQEAAAEAPASEQLHTLHPPTRILVVEDDPRVLNQTMAALAELGHLPIACDHPSKAAKLLSNNADIGLIMSDVLMPDMTGPEMIRTLPAHMRHLPVLFVTGFTGDATDSDDFRGHEVLRKPYTLNALGLALSNALSGSNHPGTAAAAE, from the coding sequence ATGGCGGAACGCGAAGTGATCGATGAACAGGACCGGGGCTGGCGCGCCGCGGCGCGGCGCTACATGCCCCTGGTCCTTGGCATATTGCTGATCGGATCGCTCGGCGCCCTGCTCTACAGTGCCAGCAGCGCCTCGCGCGATCACCAGCGCGCGCTTGCCGAACAGCAGCGCAGCTGGGAAATCATGGCGCTTGCCCGCGCCTTCGAGGCCAAGACCGCCCGCGCCGAAGTGACGCTGGCCCGCTATGTCATCAGCCTCGACCCCGACACTGGCCGGCTGTTCCAGGACCAGTGGCGCACCGCCGCCAGCCAGCTCAAGTCGCTGACCTATGCCACCCGCAAGTCCGACTGGCAGCGCGGCAATGTCCGCGCGCTCCAGGCCGCCTTCGAACAGCGCGGCAAGACGCTGAGCGAAATCGGCCTGCGCACCACCTATGACCAGAAGATGGGCGCGCTGGCGCAATTCCATCAGGCCGGGCGATCGCAGGATATCAAGCGACTGACGGCGCTGATCGACCTGGTGATCCAGGCCGAAAATGCGCGGCTGCGCGAACGCAGCCTGGCCGTCAGCCTGGCGGGCGACCGCACCGAACTGGTCGGCAAGACGTCGCGCATGGTCGGCCTCGCCCTGCTGGTCTGCGTGCTGTTCGCGCTGTGGCTGGTCAATGCCGCCTATACCGAACGGCGCAACGCGCGCCGCATGGCGGATATGGAGGCGGAACGCGCCGACCGGCTGGAAGAGGCCGTTTCCGCCCGCACCAGCGAATTGTCGGATGCCTATGAGCAGTTGAAGCGCGAATCCGCCGAACGCGCCGCCGCCGAGGATAATCTGCGCCAGATGCAGAAGATGGACGCGGTCGGCCAGTTGACCGGCGGCATCGCCCATGACTTCAACAATATGCTGGCGGTCGTCGTCGGCGGGCTGGAACTGGCCAAGCGCAAGCTGCGGCTGAAGCCGGCCGAGGCGGGCCATCATCTCGACAATGCGATGGAGGGCGCCAACCGCGCCGCCGCGCTGACCCGCCGCCTGCTCGCCTTTGCCCGTTCCGAACCGCTGCTGCCCAATGCTGTCGATCCCGACAGCCTGCTGCGCGGCATGGCCGATCTGGTCGACCGCACGATCGGCGACCAGATCATCGTCAGCTTCGCCCACAAGGCAAGCGGCTGGCGCATCTTCGTCGACCAGCATCAGATGGAAAACGCCCTCCTCAACCTGTGCGTCAACGCCCGCGACGCGATGGAGGGCCGGGGCAAGCTGACCATCTCGACCGGCCAGGCACAGCTTGCCGCCAACCAGATCGGCGAATGCCCGGCCGGCGACTATGTCACCGTCAGCGTCACCGACAATGGCTGCGGCATGACGGCCGAGGTGGCCGCCCGCGTGTTCGAGCCCTTCTTCACCACCAAGCCGGTCGGCAAGGGCACCGGCCTTGGCCTCAGCCAGATTTTCGGCTTCGTGCGCCAGAGCCAGGGCGAAATCCGCATCGAATCCGAACTGGGCACCGGCACCAGCGTCCATATCTACCTGCCGCGCCGCATCCTGACCGAGCAGGAGGCTGCCGCAGAAGCCCCGGCGAGCGAGCAGCTGCACACGCTCCATCCCCCGACCCGCATCCTGGTGGTGGAGGATGATCCGCGCGTGCTCAACCAGACCATGGCGGCGCTAGCCGAACTCGGCCATCTGCCGATCGCCTGCGACCATCCCAGCAAGGCGGCCAAGCTGCTCAGCAACAATGCCGATATCGGCCTGATCATGAGCGACGTGCTGATGCCCGACATGACCGGGCCGGAAATGATCCGCACCCTGCCCGCCCATATGCGCCATCTGCCGGTGCTGTTCGTCACCGGCTTCACCGGCGACGCGACCGACAGCGACGATTTCCGGGGGCATGAAGTGCTGCGCAAGCCCTATACGCTCAATGCCCTGGGCCTTGCGCTGTCGAACGCGCTCAGCGGATCGAACCACCCAGGAACAGCCGCGGCAGCAGAGTGA